aagttgaaaattaaaaagcacTTCATTGATAGAGCAATTCCAGTATGGGAAAATCTGAAGATGTTACTCTGATGTtttatgttactttaaaaataagaacataacCAATTAACTAAGAAAATACCATAGTTAATGTTTATACTATTCAGatatttattattgtcattaaaCGAAGTGCCCATTCACTTTAGCAAAATGGTCTACAGCAGCAGCATATTAGGAATTTTACTAAACACTTTCTACAAGAAAGctttttttgtgatttcttttttgcttaaaaaaaatctataccaAGAAagttcataaaaattaactctgTGGCCTGACTCTAGTCTCTATAATGGTGAATCATGGTTCTACCTAGGATATCACAAAGAGTTTTAATTCAGATAGAATTTAGGGAAGTATTTCATGAGTTTAGGGCCTTGCCTAATGACCAACGAAGGCTTATTTGTTAGCTTTCATATGTTCATatgtgaatttaaacattttggtATCATTTTTATAGCTATAAGTCAGAATCACATCAAACTCTGAGGTCCTGGAATATGGGTCTTTAAGAAGAAAGACAGTGGAAGTTTTGGTGCCTGGGAGACAGTATGGGTTTCCTTTGAGTTGGTAGGTAGAATGCCTTTCTGTGGACCTAGATGTTAACCTACTTCCATTTGTCTATTCTGTAATGGCTGAATTAAAATATCCGACTAGGgtggtggatcacacctataatctcagcattttgggaggtcgatgtgggcggatcacctgaggtcaggagttcaagaccagcctggccaacatggtgaaacgctgtcacttctaaaactacaaaaattagctgtgcgtggtgatgggtgcctgtaattccagctcctcaaTAGGCTGCGGCATGGCTATAATTTCTCCTAAAAAAGAGTAATTTTTCATATCATGGACAATGCAGGCCAATTTTATCAAGTTGAACCCaggaatcacttcaacccaggaggtggaagttgcagtgagccaagattgcgctattgcactccagcctgggtgacacagcgagactctctctcaaaaaaaaaaaaaaaaataaatccatcaaGTTATGGTAACATGAAAATTGTACAGTTTTACAAATAATGAGTTGTGAAACAGTACCCCAAACACAGGACCGATtaagtatgttttaaatgttGGAGAAAAATGAGGTTGGTGGTGGTGAGTTCATTTGGGCTCATTTTCACTATTTtagaagcatatttttaaaaagctgtcttttggccaggcacggtggcttatgcctgtaatccaggcactttgggaggctgaggtgggcagatcacttgaggtcaggagttcgagaccagcctggccaacatggtaataccctgtctctactaaaagtacaaaaattagccgggcatgatggcacatgcttgtaatcccagctacttgggaggctgaggtaggaggattgcttgaacctgggaggcagaggttgcagtgagctgagattgcaccactgccctccagcctgggcaacagaatgagactaggtaaaaaaaaaaaaaaaactatctttcaaCTCTGTTGTAATAGCTTACtccactgggtatatattcaCGTTTAactgagatggattttcactgcTTTGCTACATCTAGCTTTTTAATTTCTCCTAAGAAGTTTCTCCTAAAAAggagtattttttcatatcatGGACAATGCAGGCCAACTTTATCAGGTACATTAAGGTCATCAGTTTGGCCTCTTTCCAATCTCTCCCTTCTGTTCAAGGAAAATGGGGTCCTCTTGCCCCTGGTATCTGCAGGTTGGGATTTCATATAGCAATGAGGACTGCAGAACTAACGGGGAGGGATGGATcacactctttctttcttcttgacaGTTACTCATTTGCAATCCGCTCTGCACTAAACCCTTTAAGGCTACGTATAAACTTTGGGAAAGTTACATCACTGTAAACAAAGATATGCTGCTTAAGTTATTATTATGCAATACAGTGTCATtactcacacattcacactgCAATTATCTTCCGAATTTGACAGATACCACTGTGGCTCTGTAGGCAGCTTCAAGAGAAGTAAAAACCTAGGGTAAATATGTCAATGCCATCTTTACGAATGGAAACGTTTTCCCACCCCCTCAAAAAACATTCAGGTTTTGTCCTGCAAACAAAGTTGGGTGGCATGCTGACCCCCAAGTCTTTGGAATcccactttttaaatgtaaattatgtcTGGTATGATCCATATGCTCAGCTACAGAAAATAGCAATTCAATAATATATGAAAGTAAAATTCtagatatgtttttaaataaactcaCAGGCATCAACACACATTTCTAGAAATTAATTTGTTAATTGGCCACcttcctccaaaaattaaaaaaaaagtatctgtaaCTATTGAGTTGTGTCTGCCCCAGGTGATCTCTACCAAGGCTGGTAAAGAAATtgcctcctgctgctgttcaGCCACTGCATGGGTTGGTGTTTAAGAAGACAAATTAAACATATGCTggacatatatttattaaaaatctgaTAACTAGACAAAAAGGatcagttttaaaagaaaaaaattgctaacTACTGTCAGAAGAAAAAGGCGAGTGAGAACAAATGACCCGCACAAGTGCCTATGACAATTTCTCTCCTTGGGCTGTTGCAGAGCTGACAAGGTGGGGgttggtgagggagggagggacagagtgaAGAAACAGATTAAAAGTGTCACctccggccaggcgcagtggctcacgcctgtaatcccaacactttgggaggccgaggcgagtggatcaccggaggtcaggagttcgcgaccagcctgaccaacatggtgaaaccccttctctactaaaaatacaaaaaattagctggacgtgatggcgggcgcctgtgatctcagctacctgggaggctgaggcaggagaatcgcttgtacccgggaggcggaggttgcagtgagccgagatcgtgctattgcactccagcctgggcgacaagagcgaaactcagtctcaaaaaaaaaaaaaaaaaaaaaaaaaaaaaaaagtgtcaccTCCCCATCTGCAAAGGTCTGGACTCCCGAAAGCTCAGGAAACGGTGGtggccattttcatttttttttttaaagggaataaaggggaaataaaagaaaaggtgtATCTCCCTTTTTGCGCCAACAGCTCGACTCCTCtccacaaaatatatatatatttgttaaatcacAGGTACAAAACCCAATCCACACGCATCCTGTGAGGCTTCTGCTGTCAACTCGATTCTATCTGGCGAGTTGCACTAAAGGAGATAGGATCTTGAAAAATCAATCCGTGCTCGCGCCCCCGCGCTgccgccgccgcagccgccgCAGTGGCCTCAAAATTAGCGGCTCCGAGGACATTTTTGCCGCAGTGCACGTCCGCCGTAACCACCGAGCACTCGGGTGAATAATGGAAGTACAGTGCGGAGACAATCAAGTTGATTTATCACGCAAAATAATTCACTGCTTCAGTCCAGTTCTTGGTCCTGTCACTTTAAATCACAAACGCGCGCATACACAGATCCATAGGCGCCCACACATGCACGGTAcacgtgtgtgtgagtgtgtgtgtgtgcacgtgtatgcGCGCGCGCGTCAGAGCCAAGTGGAATGATTCCAGATTGCTTCACGTATATGAAGTGGGGGAAAGAGCCCGTCACCCCAACCCCCTACCCCAACCTTTTGCAGCCTGGACAAGTGGTCTGTAATGCAGCTTGGCGCAAAATAAAGTCTGAACAAAACTAGACTGTGAGACTAGCACGTCCTAGAGTGGAATTGACTGAGGTTAACGCAGAGTCTGTAAAGACTCTACAGACTCGGATCATTTGCAGGCAaactaaaattcccttttttaaaaaagaaaaaagtcattaattGGGTTCCGATCTAAAATACTGCTCTTAAAATGCGCTCACATGTTGAAGACTCTGAGTTTGCAAGTTCTCGAGTAAACATCTGGCGAAGACATTCCAGGAACACatctgaaaggaagaaaggagtaaGACAGCCCCTTCTTTATGTATCTTGGGCCAAAAAAGGGTTgctaaaacttttttaaagtgtGCTTTTAGTCTGAATACTTTTTATCAACTCTAAGGAGCAGTGTGGTTTGGGGGAAGTAGACTAAACTGAGTGAATTGGAAATACGGAGTCCTGGCTTCCTTGTAAGCTCCGGcaagtctttctttttctatgtccgccctccccccctccccgcccccgccctttcctcatctgtataattgCAGAGGGTAAATGATGTGGTTTCTAAAGTCTTTTTTTTGCACAGACAATCCGTGATTCTATCTAAGAGGAAATAATGATGGGGGAGGGGGTTAATGTGGAGAGAAAAAGAGGTCACATTCCTCAGGTGGCATCTGTTTGAACTGAAGGTGATGAAAGTGGTGAGTCCAGTATGCATGAGTCCTTAATAATCAAGATTGTCTGTATTAACAGCTGTTATTGTCCTAGCTCTGCAGTACATATAGCATATGAGTGCTCTTTGAGAATGACAATTTAATCATATATTTTCTGGGGGAGGCGAAAAAGACCATTTTCAAGGATCAGCCAAAAGGATACAGGGATTGGAACAATTTTCaatgttgttgtttatttatgaTCTGTATATAAAATGCATTGAATCACTTGGATAGTTTATGGAAAGTAACTTTTCAGTGGATGAGAGTTCTTCTGTGCCAGGTTGGCTGTCTAGATGGACCAAATTAATGGGATTAATTACTTCCTGTCTACTTTTTCAGAAAACCGCTCCAAGCAGGATCACATGCAGGGATCACTGTTCAAAACCCCTCTTATCTGTGTAGTCAGTGGTCAAGAGCACAGGTGTTGCAGCCAAACCACTAGCTAGTTTTAACATGCACTGGCTAAGTAATAGTAGGCAAATTACTTAGTTtatttgtgcctcagtttcctacaTTTATTAAATGGAGATTAAAACAGCAACTAATTCATAGGGCTGTTgtcagaattaaatgagttatcaTATTAAAGTGCTTAGAGCAGAGCATGGCACGTGtagcaaacagctcaatgaatCTTAGAGGTTATTATTACTCCAATGTAAACACAGGGAAAGCAAGGTCAGATATAATAGGGGGATCTTTGAACTGCTCCTGGATTTCCACTAAGGCCTCTAAGCAGTTTATTTTATCTGGCTTTTATGATGTCAGTGTGAAGCAAAGAGCTCAgcagtctttattattattaagaataGGCCAGAACATTCCCTACCAACTCTGTTCCCATACATGGAATGCTTAAGGAACTATGGAGAATTCTCCACTTGACCAGATCAATGCAAATATGTAATGTTGGTTGTATATGTTAACTGCATACTTATTAATGTGTGATTATTCAGGTGGGAGGAAGCCAAGGTTTCCTTTGGAGAGAAGTTTCCAAGCCATGTTCCTGTTGCGATGCTTTCTTTCCTACACAACTTGTTACCTCAGGCCTAGTCTGTCACTGAATTATGAAGAAGTATAAACAATCCCAGGTCTCAGGTATGCTCCCTTTGTGTCATTATTAGTTTAAACTGAAAGAAGGATATCctgaatttctctttctcttaaggACCCCCAGAGTGCTCACTTGAACGAGGCTTTAGGAAGGGTCAAAGGAATGAAATGCTTAAGGGAGCAATTCTGCTAGTGTTTGCAATTTGGGATTGGAGGCAAGCTGCAGTTAAGCTTTATAGAGGAAGTAGAGATTAGGTGTTTCCAGAACAAGGTAGGCGCTGGCAGGCTGAGGTCATTGCTTGTTGGAAAGAAATGCCCCACTTCTTTCCTCCTTGCACTCTGCGAAGCCCCAGGTGCAGTAACTGTTTTACCAGGGGACGGCAGAGAGACCGCCCTGTCGAGGGCAGGCAGGCCTGGGACACCCAGTGTGGCATGGGACGCCAAGTTTAGTGGGTTGCAGCCCCCGGGGGTAAAGTTCTCCATTAGTAGAAAGCATCTTGCTGAGAGCGTCGGGagaaaaattcattcattccaaGTGATGGCGTAAGCGTAGGACTCCGCTTGATCAATCTtacacaattttcaaaataatgaataaaaatagaagaggGTGTGCTACCTTCTTCTCCACCCGCCTGTCTCCCCTTGCACGCTTGTGGGGTCAGGGTGAGGCTTTAGCAGGCAAGAACTCCCCACCCCATCTTCTCTATCACACTCGCACACACCCCTTCGAAAGAGGCGCTGTAAGTATCAGAAGGGAAATCTAAGGTACTCATACTTCAAATAATTTCGGGAGCCCAGTGTGGGAGATCTGGAGGGTTTCATTTCTCGTCTGCAGCAACCTGGCACCCAGAAGTCGCGGGCGCTTGGCCTCGGAGCTCATCCCGAGACCTCCTGCGTCCGGGTGGGGACTCGGTGATTACTGTCCCTGGTGGCCCGCGGACATCCCCAGTTTCAGAGCTTTTAGGGGAATTTGAGAGTAAATAAATTCAATTCTGCTCTCCATCGCCACCCACCCGGACCACGGGGGTCTCCCACTGCAGGCCCCAAGAGGGACTGGAGTGAGGGCGGGTGCAGGAACCGAGCCTCAGGCTCAGGAGCTGCTCGGCAAGGTCACGACCGCGAGGCTGCTGGAGGAGACTGTGGAACGCTGCAGCCGGGCGCCGCCCTCTGGTTCGGTGGCTGACCCCGCGCCGCGCCCCCTTCTCTGTCGCCCGCCTGGCGCATCccaaggggaaggaggaggcgACGCAGCAGAACCGATCCTTACTTTCATAGTGGCAGTTGAAACCCGCCGGGCTCCTGGGCGAGTTGTCCTGGATCACATGCCCAACACAACTGAACTTTAAATAAAGGAGTTTCCTGCGCTGCCTCCTCTCCGTAACGGCGACCTGTGAGAAACCTTTGTCGCCTTCCCTTTGCGTCTTTGAGCCCCGGGAACCTAGCCCGGACGGCCTCGTTCTCCACATTAATTCGTGGTCCACCAGCTCAGCAGCCAGTCCTCTCAGCTTGTTCTGGGGTGGCTTATAATGAAGGTAGCAACTTCAATGCTTCCTCTCCCCCCTTTTGGAGGGAGGATTATGTGAATTTAAAATCTCCTAGGCgttcaaaaccaaaaccaaaaccaaccaaacaaaaacaaaacaaacataaaccaaaaacaacaacagcaacaaaaatactGTCTTCACTTAAGTGGATAGCGGAGTCAATCCAAGCCTTCTTTGGGCCAGTCTTGCTCAGACAGTGGAGTTCCTGAATCTTTCAGGAAAACAGAGCCCCTTTCACCCGCTTCTGGAGGGGGACTTAATAAGACTGCAATATATTACCATGTTTAAAACGTTTTGCAGAAGCAAGATTTCCTAAAAACGACCTACCAGCGATGCACGGGAAAGCAAATCCGCTTACAGAGAGGGCCCGATctggaggaagaggggaaggcaGGACCCAGCCCCAACTAAAACCCAGTACTTTCCAATTTTTGAAACATAGCACTCAATGCTGTGCGGCTATAGGATGGAGGGGTGACGGCCCCTGGAGCTGACAGGTTGCAGACCTTCCGGGCTGTTCTTTACTGCTTACTGCAAGTCTTCAGACTTCTTTTGGAGTAACGGTTCCCTCCAGCACCCAGAATTAAGTACTCCTCTTTTGTGTTTTGTGGGCATGTGTTTGCATCCTTAGTCAAGCTTATTCCCGCACTTGAAGTGGATAGTTCTTGTTCTTTAACTGGCAGTGAGTGGCCCCAGAGTGGGAATGTTAATGCCAGTGCAGACTAAGGTGTGTGTTTGTGCCTGGTTTGTTGTCTCGGGGAAACCACCACCTTAATTACTTTGTGCTCAAGGTACCAGTGTTTTTAAAGTGAACTCAAGAGAAAAACTGCAGAGTTTGCAAGTTTTGTGATTCCTCAAGCCAGGAGAGCCTGCGAAGGTCTTGGATCCCGGTATCTCTGGGGCGAAAATAAGAGTATATTGTGGAGAAAGCATAGCCTTCCAGCTTCATGAGGATAAGGCTGCTTTCTGTAAACCTTCGAACCACAGTGCACCAAGCCTCTACCCTCAACCCCTCTTCGAGAACAGAAATGCACTCCAAGCATTTCTGGTCCTCTTGAGGTTACCATGCCATTATGTGGCACCACCTGAAACTATCTCTTTGAATATTGATTACAACTTTTACAAAGTTTCTTGCCCTTTTCGCACCCTGAAAAGTTGTACTTGTCCTACGTGTAATGCAAGCTTGCCTCTGAGCCTTTGACATGCTGTCAACCCCGGAATAGGAAGTATTCTAAAGGTTACATTTTAGTTTTAAGGGATAAAAATGTTGCTTTCATCCTGTTTACCGAGGGTGCCCAGTACCAAGTGGGCAAAGTGGTAGGAAATGCGGTCTCTGGGCTTTGCTAGTGTCGGGAGGATAGTTCCGGCATATTAGTCCCTGTCTGCTTAAATGCCGACGTTAGGTACCCGGGATGTCCTGCGACTGAGCCCTGTTACTCTTACTCATCAGGTCCCGGCTCCAGCGCTGGAAACGCTGCGCACACCTGCCGATTTTAAAGCAGCAAATTGAATTCAGGCCATCGGGACCGGGAGGGCCCGCTTTTCCTCTGGGGCTACAGCATGAAGCAAGTGCCTAGAACttcacaaaagggaaaaaaacattttgcTTAAATCTGTTTCTTCTTAGGACGCACTTAGAGACCAGGCCCGCCAATATTCCAGTTAGAGTTAACGCTACCAGAAATGTGCAGTGCTTTAGGATTTCAACTTGGGACTCGTTGAAGACCAGAATATTACAGTTAATCTCgcctttctctttttgtttccaaCGCCCTATTTTCCCTTCAGTGTCTTTCCTCTTCGGTGTCCCTACCTCCtgaaatataaaagtttaataaaaacaccaccctattttactttttaaaataaaagttgacacTAAATTTGAGAGCTAGTGTTGCAACTAAGCTCTTCGGAAGTTTACCCATCTGTTCCCCAAACCTTTGCTGCCTGTAATGTCAACCACGATTGCTTCTTAAAATTCACTAAAATAAGTCTTTCAGTAAGTTTGAGAAAGTGTAATAAATGCTaatggcggggggggggggactCCCAACTCTGATGGATTTTACTTTCTCGGATCAAGGAACAGGACTCCAAGCAAGAGAATAAACTttatgtagtttatttttaaactattctaTTTTCAGTAGCGATTTTTCTTCCTTAGCTAAATTACTCAGCTTTGCTCAGTTCCACTTTTACCTTTCCCCACACGtcctcactgactcactcagcAATTGTCACCGAGTGAGACCCTAGGTAGTGGGAAGGAGGCCCCCATAGATATGCTCCCCGGCTAAAGGGCTCAACTGAAGACctgagaaaatatcttcagaaactATAAATGGAGCAAATCATTTTTCTAATTCACTCAAGAGCTTCCACGGGAAGGACTCTGGAGGATGAGTGGCCTAATGCGGTGCTAATGAAAAGCCGCGGCTCTCCGGCCAAGCGCGGGACCGCGTCCGCGGCGGAGCGGCCCTGGCTGGCGACGGCCGCGCATTCCCTCCCCACCTGTCCGAGGTGGCACAGCGGCCGTGGCGACTCCGGACGCCGCCGGGGCCACTCTCCGGTGCGTCGTCGTGCGACCCCGAACGTCCCCTTCctcgcccccccacccccaccggcGCGGGCCCTCCTCCCGCTCTTCCACTTCCTCACCCTCCCCGGGGCTCTGTGTGGGGGGCTAGGAGGTGACAGGGGACGCTTCCCCGGTCGCGACTCCCGGTTCTCCGCGGCCTCTCGCCCGGGTGGGTTGGGGTTAAAATCCGGGAGTTCAGCTCTGCGGCGAAATCTCACGTTCCCAGGGAGGGGCCGGAGGGAAGGAAGACCCCGCGGGGAGCGCGCCGGCCAGAGCCGCCCCCGCCCCGCGCGGCCGCTGTCCCGTGGGGAGGATGAAAGCGCAGGGCTCGGGCGGGGCCGCGGCGGCTCCAAGGGGCGGCGAGTGCGGGGCGGGGGCTGCGGCGCTCGCGGTGACCGGGCCCCCCTTCCCAAGCCGCGGCTCCTGGCCCTGCAGGTGCACCCCCAGCCCCCTTTTAGGCCCCTCCGTGGAAACCGCCTTCCGGCCCAAGTTCTATCCTTTGAGGCTTTGAACCAGGCCTTTCAGAAGTTTTTAAAGCTGCCCCGCCCCGCCGGCACTCACGGGGGTCACAGTCCCCCATCCCTCCACCCCCGCTACAGCTGCCAGCGAAGCGGGTGCCGGGAGGAAGCGGAGTGGGGGCAAGCGGGCCGGCCCGTGGGTCGGGGACCGAAGCGCCGCCCCGGAGCGCCAGGCTCGGCCCCAGCGCTTGGAGATCGCGCCGCGCAGCCCGACCTCGGAGGAAGCGCGGGCCAGTCAGCCCcgggagaggggagggcaggggggtTGGAAGAGCTCCCGGGGAGGGGGGCACGTCCCCATCACCGAGGTTCCTGCGCTGAGTTCAAGCCAGGGGACAACTTAAATTGGCCTTCAGGGGAGGCAGCTGGTGACCCGTGTCCTTGCCCTCCAAGTTCCCCTGAGCGAAGCAGAGCGCCACCTACAGTCGAGCTCTAGAtagcaggagggagaaagagacgCGCCTGCAGAGTAATGTGGCCCCGTCCCAGCAAGCCCAGCAAAGCCTGTTGTGTCCACAGCCCCCTCTCAGCTGCTGAGCCTGTCCAGAGTTATAGGTCGTTGGCAACACCAAGAGCCCTGAGGGCACTCAGCATGTGCTTTTGGGGAGTGGAGAACTGGGTGTTAATTTCAGGAACTGGGGGATTCCAGTACTAAAGAAGTAGCAGCTCTGATTGGACAGGCAAG
This region of Macaca fascicularis isolate 582-1 chromosome 1, T2T-MFA8v1.1 genomic DNA includes:
- the LOC141409351 gene encoding uncharacterized protein, whose amino-acid sequence is MEQIIFLIHSRASTGRTLEDEWPNAVLMKSRGSPAKRGTASAAERPWLATAAHSLPTCPRWHSGRGDSGRRRGHSPVRRRATPNVPFLAPPPPPARALLPLFHFLTLPGALCGGLGGDRGRFPGRDSRFSAASRPGGLGLKSGSSALRRNLTFPGRGRREGRPRGERAGQSRPRPARPLSRGEDESAGLGRGRGGSKGRRVRGGGCGARGDRAPLPKPRLLALQVHPQPPFRPLRGNRLPAQVLSFEALNQAFQKFLKLPRPAGTHGGHSPPSLHPRYSCQRSGCREEAEWGQAGRPVGRGPKRRPGAPGSAPALGDRAAQPDLGGSAGQSAPGEGRAGGLEELPGRGARPHHRGSCAEFKPGDNLNWPSGEAAGDPCPCPPSSPERSRAPPTVEL